The DNA window TCGCTACCACGAATACAGGTGAAGTCTTTTCTGCCATCCATGTGAGGAACGTGCCGAATACACGATTAGTTGTCCCTGAATCACCTCTGCCATCAGTTCCCGCAAACGCCTTATCGATTTCATCAATCCATAATACGCAAGGAGAAAGAGCTTCAGCCAACTGAATCATTTGACGGGTGCGGGATTCGCTCTCACCGACTAGACCAGCGAAGAGACGACCAACATCTAGGCGCAATAATGGTAAATGCCAATGATGGGAAATCGCCTTAGCCGTGAGGGATTTGCCAGTACCTTGAATTCCTGCAAGAAGTAATCCGCGTGGATGGGGAAGTCCATACTTTCTGGCGCGATCGCTAAAGGCACTACCTCGACGCAGCAACCATTCTTTAAGATTATCTAAACCACCGATATCGTTGATTTCTGTTGTCGATGGATAGAATTCTAAAATCTGAGTTTGACGAATACTTTGGCGTTTTTCTTCGAGAATTAGATCCACATCATCAGGACGTAAGCGACCATTTTCAGCGATCGCCTTTGCTAGCACACGCCGCATTTTCTCCAAAGATAAGCCTTGTCCAGCCCGAACTAAATCATCGATCGCTTGTTTATCTAGTTGAATATCGCAAGTCGGATTAGAATAACTAACAGAACAGGCAATTTGTTCGATTTCTGTTCTTAATTCACGAGGATTCGGAAGTGGAAATTCTAAAATCGAGAAAAATTCACTGAGGCTATCGGGAATATTAATCTGTGAGGCAAGCACAATAATATTTTGAGCTTCACTTTTGAGCCTACGGGCAAGATTTTTGAGCTTGCGTGCGATCGCAACATCGTCAAGAAAGCGATCGAAATCTCGCAATACAAACACTGCACCTTTGGGGATTTTATCTACAAATTCTAGAGCCTGCAAAGGATTACGCTTACCCATCCCTGCATCAGTGGGATTGGACTGATAACCATCGACAAAATCCCAGACAAATATGCTGCGACCAAGAGATTTTGCCACGTTGGTAATTACAGCTTCAACTCGCTCTTCCTCCGCTGAAGGTATATAAATCAAAGGATATCGGGCACGGAGTGTCAGATTTAAGTCAGCTTCAAAATTCATTGATCAGCAAGCCGTGAATAAAACGCTAAAATGTCTAGAAACTATAATCTACAGCAAACTATAGCAATAATTGCAACAGTGATGGTT is part of the Pseudanabaena sp. BC1403 genome and encodes:
- a CDS encoding AAA family ATPase, with translation MNFEADLNLTLRARYPLIYIPSAEEERVEAVITNVAKSLGRSIFVWDFVDGYQSNPTDAGMGKRNPLQALEFVDKIPKGAVFVLRDFDRFLDDVAIARKLKNLARRLKSEAQNIIVLASQINIPDSLSEFFSILEFPLPNPRELRTEIEQIACSVSYSNPTCDIQLDKQAIDDLVRAGQGLSLEKMRRVLAKAIAENGRLRPDDVDLILEEKRQSIRQTQILEFYPSTTEINDIGGLDNLKEWLLRRGSAFSDRARKYGLPHPRGLLLAGIQGTGKSLTAKAISHHWHLPLLRLDVGRLFAGLVGESESRTRQMIQLAEALSPCVLWIDEIDKAFAGTDGRGDSGTTNRVFGTFLTWMAEKTSPVFVVATANNIRTLPPELLRKGRFDEVFFVGLPNQEERSQIFSVHVSKYRPHNTRAYDIDRLAYETPDFSGAEIEQGIIEAMHIGFSQNRDFTTDDILEAASQIVPLAQTAQQEIQVLQEWAASGKARLASRQNVFNK